In the Streptomyces sp. cg36 genome, one interval contains:
- a CDS encoding CoA-acylating methylmalonate-semialdehyde dehydrogenase: protein MVRELTHFIGGKHTTGTSGLFSDVHDPNTGAVQARVPLAGRADTEAAIANAESAQADWGQWNPQRRARVLLRFLQLVEGERDALARLLSAEHGKTIADAHGDLQRGLEVVEFAAGIPHLLKGEFTDNAGTGIDVHSLRGPLGVVAGITPFNFPAMIPLWKAAPALACGNAFILKPSERDPSVPLRLAELFLEAGLPPGVLNVVNGGKEAVDTLLEDPRVQAVGFVGSTPIAAHIYATAAAHGKRAQCFGGAKNHMVVMPDADLDQAVDALIGAGYGSAGERCMAISVAVPVGEETADRLVTALKDRIATLKIGRSDDPEADFGPLVSRDALDRVNRYVDIGVNEGAELVVDGRGFTLPGHENGYFAGATLFDRVSPQMRVYREEIFGPVLTVVRAADFEEALRLPSEHPYGNGVAVFTRDGDTAREFTRRVNTGMVGVNVPIPVPVAYHTFGGWKRSGFGDLNQHGPDSIRFYTRTKTVTSRWPSGVKEGASFTIPTMG from the coding sequence ATGGTCCGAGAACTCACCCACTTCATCGGCGGAAAGCACACCACCGGCACGTCCGGGCTCTTCTCCGACGTCCACGACCCGAACACCGGCGCCGTCCAGGCCCGCGTCCCGCTGGCCGGGCGCGCCGACACCGAGGCGGCGATCGCCAACGCCGAGTCAGCGCAGGCCGATTGGGGCCAGTGGAACCCCCAGCGGCGCGCCCGCGTCCTGCTGCGCTTCCTCCAGCTCGTCGAGGGCGAGCGCGACGCGCTGGCCCGCCTGCTGTCGGCCGAGCACGGCAAGACGATCGCCGACGCCCACGGCGACCTGCAACGCGGCCTGGAGGTGGTCGAGTTCGCCGCGGGGATCCCGCACCTGCTCAAGGGCGAGTTCACCGACAACGCCGGCACCGGCATCGACGTGCACTCGCTGCGCGGCCCGCTCGGCGTGGTCGCCGGCATCACCCCGTTCAACTTCCCGGCGATGATCCCGCTCTGGAAGGCCGCCCCCGCCCTGGCCTGCGGCAACGCCTTCATCCTCAAGCCGTCCGAGCGCGATCCGTCCGTACCGCTGCGCCTCGCGGAGCTGTTCTTGGAGGCGGGCCTGCCGCCGGGCGTGCTGAACGTCGTCAACGGCGGCAAGGAAGCCGTCGACACGCTCCTGGAGGACCCGCGCGTCCAGGCCGTCGGCTTCGTCGGCTCCACCCCGATCGCCGCGCACATCTACGCCACCGCCGCCGCGCACGGCAAGCGCGCCCAGTGCTTCGGCGGCGCCAAGAACCACATGGTCGTGATGCCCGACGCCGACCTCGACCAGGCCGTGGACGCACTGATCGGCGCCGGATACGGCTCGGCGGGCGAGCGCTGCATGGCCATCTCCGTGGCCGTACCCGTGGGCGAGGAGACGGCGGACCGCCTGGTCACCGCCCTCAAGGACCGGATCGCCACCCTCAAGATCGGCCGCTCCGACGACCCGGAGGCGGACTTCGGTCCCCTGGTCAGCCGCGACGCCCTGGACCGGGTGAACCGCTACGTCGACATCGGGGTGAACGAGGGCGCCGAACTCGTCGTGGACGGGCGCGGGTTCACCCTGCCCGGTCACGAGAACGGCTACTTCGCGGGCGCCACCCTCTTCGACCGCGTCTCCCCGCAGATGCGCGTCTACCGCGAGGAGATCTTCGGCCCCGTACTCACCGTCGTGCGGGCCGCCGACTTCGAGGAGGCGCTGCGCCTGCCCAGCGAGCACCCGTACGGCAACGGTGTGGCCGTCTTCACCCGCGACGGGGACACCGCCCGCGAGTTCACCCGCCGGGTCAACACCGGCATGGTCGGCGTCAACGTCCCCATCCCGGTGCCCGTCGCGTACCACACCTTCGGCGGCTGGAAGCGGTCCGGGTTCGGGGACCTCAACCAGCACGGACCGGACTCGATCCGCTTCTACACCCGCACCAAGACCGTCACCTCGCGCTGGCCCTCCGGGGTCAAGGAGGGCGCGAGCTTCACCATCCCGACGATGGGGTGA
- a CDS encoding SDR family NAD(P)-dependent oxidoreductase, with product MSSNNTRTAIVTGASKGLGAGIAKALAGSGAAVVVNYREDAAGAERVVADIAAKGGRAIAVRADVTRGDDVRELFDRAREEYGPVDVLVNNAAVVTFAPLSHITEEEFQREMNTNLLGPILTTQALAAQDDIDAASIINVSTAGTLTHPSYASLYVASKSAVNAFTIVAAKELGPRGIRVNAIMPGPSDTEGSRAMGFPGSAQEAQAIADTPLGRTGTPEDYGPLVAFLASDDARWITGDVILASGGMR from the coding sequence GTGAGCAGCAACAACACGCGTACGGCGATCGTCACCGGTGCGTCGAAGGGTCTCGGCGCGGGGATCGCCAAGGCGCTGGCGGGGAGCGGCGCGGCCGTCGTGGTCAACTACCGCGAGGACGCGGCGGGCGCCGAGCGGGTCGTCGCGGACATCGCCGCCAAGGGCGGCCGGGCCATCGCGGTCCGGGCGGACGTGACCCGCGGTGACGACGTGCGCGAACTGTTCGACCGTGCGCGCGAGGAGTACGGGCCGGTCGACGTGCTCGTGAACAACGCGGCGGTCGTCACGTTCGCACCGCTGTCGCACATCACCGAGGAAGAGTTCCAGCGTGAGATGAACACGAACCTGCTGGGCCCGATCCTCACCACCCAGGCCCTGGCCGCGCAGGACGACATCGACGCCGCGTCCATCATCAACGTCTCGACGGCGGGCACCCTCACCCACCCGTCGTACGCCTCGCTGTATGTCGCGTCCAAGAGCGCCGTCAACGCGTTCACCATCGTCGCGGCCAAGGAGCTGGGCCCGCGCGGCATCCGGGTCAACGCGATCATGCCCGGCCCCTCCGACACCGAGGGCAGCAGGGCGATGGGATTCCCGGGCTCGGCACAGGAAGCGCAGGCGATCGCCGACACTCCGCTGGGCCGCACGGGCACCCCGGAGGACTACGGCCCGCTGGTCGCCTTCCTGGCTTCCGACGACGCCCGCTGGATCACCGGAGACGTCATCCTCGCCTCCGGCGGCATGCGCTGA
- a CDS encoding winged helix-turn-helix transcriptional regulator, protein METEQVATAARLLAHDTFDNKCVLRPIMDQTTSRWATLIISALIAGPHRFAQLHQRVGGISQKMLSQNLKALARAGLVDREVAPTNPPQVTYTLTELGVSLAGPLTELIHWFGRHGDELLAAQEQYDSRQ, encoded by the coding sequence ATGGAAACTGAGCAGGTCGCGACGGCCGCCCGACTCCTGGCCCACGACACCTTCGACAACAAGTGCGTGCTCCGGCCGATCATGGATCAGACGACGAGCCGCTGGGCGACGCTGATCATCTCGGCCCTCATCGCGGGCCCGCACCGCTTCGCGCAGCTGCACCAACGAGTGGGTGGCATAAGCCAGAAGATGCTGTCGCAGAACCTCAAGGCGCTGGCCCGGGCCGGGCTCGTCGACCGCGAGGTCGCACCCACCAACCCGCCCCAGGTCACCTACACGTTGACGGAGCTCGGCGTCAGCCTGGCCGGGCCGCTGACCGAACTCATCCACTGGTTCGGCCGCCACGGAGACGAACTCCTCGCCGCCCAGGAGCAGTACGACAGCCGGCAGTAG
- a CDS encoding helix-turn-helix domain-containing protein translates to MPIAVDIDVMLAKRKMSVGELADRIGITPANLAVLKNGRAKAVRFATLAALCEVLDCQPGDLLRWEGEDAADA, encoded by the coding sequence ATGCCGATCGCCGTCGACATCGACGTCATGCTGGCCAAACGCAAGATGTCCGTGGGGGAACTCGCGGACCGCATAGGGATCACCCCCGCCAACCTCGCCGTACTGAAGAACGGCCGCGCCAAAGCCGTACGCTTCGCGACGCTCGCCGCGCTCTGCGAGGTACTCGACTGCCAGCCGGGCGACCTCCTGCGCTGGGAAGGCGAGGACGCCGCAGACGCCTGA
- a CDS encoding DUF2975 domain-containing protein has translation MGKLTVRALRGVLAVVLAGTAFVQTMMMWTLISGNDPEDGSVPLTALRVITIVGMVSVQVALVCVWRLVTMVRRGTVFSHAAFRYVDGVIGSIVAAALVWFTVTGVNAPGQRDDPGVTLIMGGIGVAILGVALLVLVLRMLLAQAVARDGEAAQMQAELDAVI, from the coding sequence ATGGGAAAGCTGACCGTACGGGCGCTGCGCGGCGTGCTCGCGGTGGTGCTCGCGGGCACCGCGTTCGTACAGACCATGATGATGTGGACGCTGATCAGCGGAAACGATCCCGAGGACGGTTCGGTACCGCTGACCGCCCTGCGGGTGATCACCATCGTGGGCATGGTGTCGGTGCAGGTCGCCCTCGTCTGCGTATGGCGGCTGGTGACGATGGTGCGGCGCGGGACGGTGTTCTCCCACGCCGCTTTCCGGTACGTGGACGGCGTGATCGGATCGATCGTGGCGGCTGCCCTCGTGTGGTTCACCGTCACGGGCGTCAATGCCCCGGGCCAGCGGGACGACCCCGGCGTCACCCTCATCATGGGCGGGATCGGCGTGGCCATCCTGGGAGTCGCACTTCTCGTGCTCGTCCTGCGCATGCTGCTCGCCCAAGCCGTCGCACGCGACGGCGAGGCGGCACAGATGCAGGCAGAGCTGGACGCGGTGATTTGA
- a CDS encoding dihydrofolate reductase family protein, translating into MRTLISTAFISLDGVVEAPGGEPGYRNSGWTFKHTEFLPEAFDIKGREQQEATAMLLGRTSYQAFSQVWPDMEEFADYKVMPKYVVSATLTDDDLVSNWGETTILRSLDEVAALKATEGGPIIVHGSASLNHALSDAGLIDRYHLLVFPLLLGAGKRLFSATDKDVQKLKLVEHDAYANGLQKNVFEVVR; encoded by the coding sequence ATGCGCACCCTCATCAGCACCGCGTTCATCTCGCTCGACGGCGTCGTGGAGGCCCCCGGCGGCGAACCCGGCTACCGCAACTCCGGCTGGACCTTCAAGCACACCGAGTTCCTCCCCGAGGCGTTCGACATCAAGGGCCGGGAGCAGCAGGAAGCCACCGCGATGCTGCTGGGCCGGACCAGCTACCAGGCGTTCAGCCAGGTGTGGCCGGACATGGAGGAGTTCGCCGACTACAAGGTGATGCCGAAGTACGTCGTCTCCGCCACCCTCACCGACGACGACCTGGTGTCGAACTGGGGCGAGACCACGATCCTGCGCTCGCTCGACGAGGTCGCCGCGCTGAAGGCGACGGAGGGCGGCCCCATCATCGTCCACGGGAGCGCGTCGCTGAACCACGCGCTGTCGGACGCCGGTCTGATCGACCGCTACCACCTGCTCGTCTTCCCGCTCCTGCTGGGCGCCGGCAAGCGGCTCTTCAGTGCCACGGACAAGGACGTCCAGAAGCTGAAGCTCGTCGAGCACGACGCCTACGCCAACGGCCTGCAGAAGAACGTCTTCGAGGTGGTCCGCTGA
- a CDS encoding SpoIIE family protein phosphatase, which translates to MSAPEQRGGHREPHASQDVPPTTDAFDVTPAPRSHTAPMAVPVQPTGDSADLPQSAPEATGPAVYPAHTPSEATGPSPYPPHTPAPGTTGQDSAEAVGRLAATVERLRAEVQAARAAVDGRALVELAKGIMVERLHCGPAQAARQLTELAAQADMSELELAADIINEAARDQVAQVAADFVQRTTTSAASQDAPASVALRLRTAESAALAANDTQTVAESLLQHALAPLEAVAVAVWTAGRDGSLVLSGHAGFTREEAERWRYVPPGVATVARQALASRSTVRLESVAALPSIGQPECPQGGRVAICAGTGGRIHGVLEICWPHPLTPLPQAVERQLEALAELCAHTLENHPAPSPRSAHHDPAAAELVDLSDALHDAALVLTPHLDADGNLIDFRIHHTNVHFQDPAGRPRSTLNNTLLLESFPLSIGAGDLYHHMERVYATGEPLRVQRITLTTLVDQVPLQMVADISVSRLGNSLLVIWRIEDETARLASLLQHAQRLGRIGGFEEDLTTGEITWNSTLYALHGRPLPQGPVALKDLAAHAHRDDANAIGRFLRTVLHHQRSATVAFRLQRADGVTRHIRIVAEPVLDSDGHLLRIRGAYQDISAQHWTEVALAATRDQLAQTAQEVAERNRLTLQLQHAIMPPTHGPLQVPGLQVAVRYRPAESEALVGGDWYDAVVLPSQQILLCVGDIAGHGIDAATGMVVLRNALRGLAMTGAGPAQLLSWLNNVAHHLTDQVTATAVCALYDPTTRTLRWARAGHLPPVLVRTDQASALPVTGGLLLGALPEVVYEEDEVQLQPGDTLLMYTDGLVERRDTAMHESLTQLLTNAQTPVDSLHQRLDHLLTYSKSDTDDDTCLIGIEVLTGPPE; encoded by the coding sequence ATGAGTGCTCCCGAGCAGCGCGGGGGCCACCGCGAACCGCACGCCTCTCAGGATGTGCCCCCCACCACCGACGCCTTCGACGTCACACCCGCGCCGCGCTCGCACACGGCACCCATGGCGGTGCCGGTACAGCCGACCGGTGACAGCGCCGATCTCCCGCAGTCCGCGCCCGAAGCCACCGGGCCGGCGGTGTACCCGGCGCACACACCGTCCGAGGCCACCGGCCCGTCGCCGTATCCGCCGCACACACCCGCCCCGGGCACCACCGGCCAGGACAGCGCCGAAGCGGTGGGCAGGCTGGCCGCCACCGTGGAGCGGCTGCGCGCCGAGGTCCAGGCCGCGCGCGCCGCCGTCGACGGCCGCGCCCTGGTCGAACTCGCCAAGGGCATCATGGTCGAGCGCCTGCACTGCGGGCCCGCGCAGGCGGCCCGGCAGCTCACCGAGCTCGCCGCGCAGGCGGACATGTCCGAACTGGAACTGGCCGCCGACATCATCAACGAGGCCGCCCGCGACCAGGTCGCCCAGGTCGCCGCCGACTTCGTCCAGCGCACCACCACCTCCGCCGCCAGCCAGGACGCCCCCGCCTCCGTGGCCCTGCGGCTGAGAACGGCGGAGAGCGCGGCGCTGGCCGCCAACGACACCCAGACGGTCGCCGAGTCACTCCTCCAGCACGCGCTGGCCCCCCTGGAGGCGGTGGCCGTCGCGGTGTGGACCGCGGGCCGCGACGGCTCCCTGGTCCTCAGCGGCCACGCCGGCTTCACCAGGGAGGAAGCCGAACGCTGGCGCTACGTCCCGCCCGGTGTGGCCACCGTCGCCCGCCAGGCCCTCGCGAGCCGCAGCACCGTCCGCCTCGAATCCGTCGCCGCCCTGCCCTCCATCGGCCAGCCCGAATGTCCCCAAGGGGGTCGCGTCGCCATCTGCGCGGGCACCGGGGGCCGTATCCACGGCGTCCTGGAAATCTGCTGGCCCCACCCCCTCACCCCCCTGCCCCAAGCAGTCGAACGGCAACTCGAAGCACTGGCCGAGCTGTGCGCCCACACCCTGGAGAACCACCCCGCACCCTCGCCCCGCTCCGCCCACCACGACCCCGCCGCAGCCGAACTCGTCGACCTGTCCGACGCCTTGCACGACGCCGCCCTCGTCCTCACCCCCCACCTGGACGCCGACGGCAACCTCATCGACTTCCGCATCCACCACACCAACGTCCACTTCCAGGACCCGGCCGGCCGCCCGCGCAGCACCCTCAACAACACCCTGCTGCTGGAGAGCTTCCCCCTGTCCATCGGCGCCGGCGACCTCTACCACCACATGGAACGGGTCTACGCCACCGGCGAGCCCCTGCGCGTACAGCGCATCACGCTCACCACCCTCGTCGACCAGGTGCCCCTGCAGATGGTCGCCGACATCAGCGTCAGCCGTCTCGGCAACAGCCTGCTGGTGATCTGGCGCATCGAGGACGAGACCGCCCGTCTGGCGAGCCTGCTCCAGCACGCCCAACGCCTGGGCCGCATCGGCGGGTTCGAGGAAGACCTCACCACCGGCGAGATCACCTGGAACAGCACCCTGTACGCCCTGCACGGCCGCCCACTCCCCCAGGGCCCCGTCGCACTCAAGGACCTCGCCGCCCACGCCCACCGCGACGACGCCAACGCCATCGGCCGCTTCCTGCGGACCGTCCTGCACCACCAGCGCTCCGCCACCGTCGCCTTCCGCCTCCAGCGCGCCGACGGCGTCACCCGCCACATCCGCATCGTCGCCGAACCCGTCCTCGACAGCGACGGCCACCTCCTGCGCATCCGAGGCGCCTACCAGGACATCTCCGCCCAGCACTGGACCGAGGTCGCACTCGCCGCCACCCGCGACCAACTCGCCCAGACAGCACAGGAGGTCGCCGAACGCAACCGGCTCACCCTCCAGCTCCAACACGCCATCATGCCGCCCACCCACGGCCCGCTCCAGGTGCCCGGCCTCCAGGTGGCCGTGCGCTACCGGCCCGCCGAGTCCGAAGCACTCGTCGGCGGCGACTGGTACGACGCGGTCGTGCTGCCCTCCCAGCAGATCCTGCTGTGCGTCGGCGACATCGCCGGACACGGCATCGACGCGGCCACCGGCATGGTGGTCCTGCGCAACGCGCTGCGCGGCCTGGCCATGACGGGCGCCGGACCGGCCCAGCTGCTGTCCTGGCTCAACAACGTCGCCCACCACCTCACCGACCAGGTGACCGCCACCGCCGTCTGCGCGCTGTACGACCCCACCACCCGCACCCTGCGCTGGGCCCGCGCCGGACACCTCCCCCCGGTCCTGGTCCGCACCGACCAGGCCAGCGCCCTCCCCGTCACCGGCGGCCTCCTCCTCGGGGCGCTGCCCGAGGTCGTCTACGAGGAGGACGAGGTGCAACTCCAGCCCGGGGACACGCTGTTGATGTACACGGACGGCCTCGTCGAACGGCGTGACACCGCCATGCACGAGTCCCTCACCCAACTGCTCACCAACGCCCAGACCCCGGTCGACAGCCTCCACCAGCGCCTCGACCACCTCCTGACGTACAGCAAGTCCGACACCGACGACGACACCTGCCTCATCGGCATCGAGGTCCTGACGGGGCCGCCGGAGTGA